Below is a window of Halobaculum lipolyticum DNA.
TTCGTCGCGACCGCCGCCCGGCGACCGACCGATCAGCCCAGCCGAACCGGGTCGTCGCCGGCGACGACCGCGACCCGGACCTCGTCGCCGACGGCGAACGTCGGGTCGCCGGCTTCCGGGCGCGTGACGAGTTTCGCGCCCGTCGCGGCGTCGCCGCGAGCGGCGAACAGCGACAGCCCGGTGATCCGCTCGCCGTTCGCCAGCACGTCGACGGCGCCCCAATCGACGTGTCGGCCGACGCGCGTTCCGACCTCGCGACCGAGGAACCGGACCGGACCGCCGTCGAGCGAACGGCCGTCGTCGTCGTCGTCGTCGTCGCCGCCGTCGGCACCACCGCCGGCGACGGCGTCCGGGACGCCGGTTCCCGGGAACCCGCCGCCGGTGTAGTGCGCGAGGCCGCCGTCGAGCGGGCGGCCGTCGTCGTCGGCGACGGCGACGAACCCCGGATCGTCGTCGGCAACGGCCGCGAGCGCGGGGGCGGGGGCGTCCAACACCGCGTGGCTCGGTCCCGTCTCGACGACCGTGCCGGTGCCGTCCCACGCGAGCGCGGTCACGTCGACGTCGGCGACGAGCGGGCGCGACCCGGACGCGCGGTAGGGGTTCCGGTCGGGGTCGCGGAACTCCAGGTGGACGTGGTTGTCGACCCAGCGGCCGAAGAAGCCCGAGCGCACCATGTCGCCGAGCGGGTCGCCGACGGTGACCTCGTCGCCGGCCTCGACCGCGGGGTCGACGTGGAGCACGCGGGCGACGTGGTCGCCGGTGTCGATCACGATCAGGTGGTCGTGGTCGACGGCGTACTCCCGGTCCGGACAGCCGACCGTCCGGGTGTCGAGCACCTCGCCCGCGACCGGGGAGACGCCCACGTTCGACTCGGGATACAGATCGACGGCGCACGCCCGGTCGTGGGCCGGATACGGCGAGTTGTACAGCGAGAACTTCCGATAGCGCGCCAGCACCGACGCCGGCACGGTCACCGGCTCCGACGCGGCGTCGGACGCCGTCGACTCCCCCGACTCCTCCATACCCGCGGGAGGCGACGCAAGCGCTTAGGCGACCCGACTCCGAGCGGCGGACGTGACCACGAGCGAGCCGGTGCGGGTGTATCGCGGGCGCCGCGGGGACCGCGAGACCGACCGCGCCGCCACCGCCGCGATGCTCGCCGAGACCGGCGAGTCGGGCGTCCCGGCGCTCCGGGTGTGGGCGCCCGGCCGCTCGCTCGCGTTCGGGCGGCGCGACGCCCGCGCGGACGGCTACGCCCGGGCGACGGCGGCGGCCCGCGAACACGGCTTCCCGCCGGTCGAGCGCTCCGTCGGCGGTCGAGCGGTCGCGTACGCCGCGTCGACGCTGGCGTTCGCCCGCGCGGTCCCGCTCGCGGACGCCCGAACCGGGCTGAACGACCGCTACGAGTCGGCCGTCGGGACGCTCGTCGCCGCCCTCCGCGACGCCGGCGCCGACGTCGAGCGCGGGGAGCCGCCGGCGTCGTACTGCCCCGGCGACTACTCGGTCCGGGTCGCCGGCGGCGGGAAGGTGGCGGGCATCGCCCAGCGCGTGCGCGGCGATTCGGCGCTCGTCTCCGGCTGCGTCACGGTCGCCGAGCGCGGCCCGATCCGGGCGGTCCTCCGGCCCGTCTACGACGCGCTGGCGGTCCCCTTCGACCCCGACTCGGTCGGCTCCGTCGCGCGGGCCGGCGGTCCAGACGACCCGGCGGCCGTTCGCGACGCGCTGGAGGCCGGCTTCGTCGGGGACCGCGACGCCGAGGTGCGCGACGTGACGGACCTCTCCGTCGACCGCGACGGCTGAGCGACCGGACTCGCGACCGCCGATCACACGGCCGATGCGGGACAGTCGACCGCACGCGTCGACGCGCCGCCGGGGTGGCGGAGGCCGTGTCGCCGCGGTCGCGCCGGTCGGCCCGGCCGCTGACGCACCCGCCGCGACGGAGGCAGGCCGTCACACGGACCCGACACGGTTTAGGCCGAACCCTCGGAACCACCGCGTATGATTTCGAGGCAGTTCCTCCGCGAGCACCCGGAGGAGGTACGCGAGGGGATCCGGAACAAGGGGGTCGACGTCGACCTCGACCGGATCCTCGAACTCGACGAGGAGTGGCGCGAGCTGAAGGGCCGCGGCGACACCCTGCGCCACGAGCGCAACGAGGTGTCGTCGAAGATCGGCCGGCTCAAACAGGAGGGCAACGAGGAGGAGGCCCAAGCGGCCATCGACGAGAGTCAGGCCCTCAAAGCCGAACTCGCCGAGATCGAAGACCGCGCCGACGAGCTGGAGGACGAACTCCACGACGCGATGCTCCACCTCCCGCAGATCCCCGACGACGACGTGCCCGTCGGCGACGACGAGGACGAGAACGTCGAGGTGCGCCGGGAGGGGTTCGACGACCTGCGGGACCTCCCGAGCGAGGTGACCCCCCACTACGATCTGGGGGAGGACCTCGACATCCTCGACTTCGACCGCGGCGCGAAGGTGTCGGGCGGCGGCTTCTACTTCGCGAAGGGCGAGGGCGCGATGCTGGAGCACGCGCTGATCCAGTTCTTCCTCGAGGTCCACCGCGAGCAGGACTACACCGACGTGTTCCCGCCGATCCCGGTGAACTCGAAGTCGATGGAGGGCACCGGCCAGTTCCCCAAGTTCGTCGAGGACGCCTACCGCGTCGGCGACGAGAACGCCGACGAGATCAACGACGACGACCTCTGGCTCCTGCCGACCGCGGAGGTCCCGGTGACGAACATGTACCGCGACGAGATCCTGCTGGACGACGACCTCCCCGTCAAACACCAGGCGTACTCGCCGAACTTCCGCCGGGAGGCCGGCGAACACGGCACCGAGACGCGCGGCATCGTCCGCGTCCACCAGTTCAACAAGGTCGAACTCGTCAACTTCGTGCGCCCGGAGCACAGCGACGAGCGCTTCGAGGGACTCGTCGCGGAGGCCGAGGAGGTGCTGAAGCGGCTCGACCTCCCGTACCGTATCCTCGAGATGTGTACGGGCGATCTGGGCTTCACGCAGGCGAAGAAGTACGACATCGAGGTGTGGGCGCCCGGCGACGACATGGCCGACGGTCCCGAGCAGGGCGGCAGGTGGCTGGAGGTGTCGTCGGTGTCGAACTTCCGCGACTTCCAAGCACGCCGCGCGGGCCTGCGCTTCCGCCCCGAGCGCCACGAGAGCGCCGAGTACCTCCACACGCTCAACGGGTCGGGCGTGGCGGTCCCGCGCGTCGTCGTCGCGATCCTCGAGTACTACCAGAACGACGACGGCACCGTCGACGTGCCCGAACCGCTCCAGCCGTACATGGGCGGGCGCGAGGTCATCGAGGGGAGCGAGAAGCTCGGCGAGAGCGCCGTCGGCGCCGGCGAGAAGGAGTAGCCGGGCACGGCGGGGGGCGACGGTCGGCGTGTGGACGCCTTCTGCGACCGCGGCTCAGTCGGTGTAGGTGGTGAGCCGGACGACCCCGGTGCGCCCGTCCGTTCCGGCCGACTCCCCGACCCGGAACACGTCGACGAAGCCGAACAGCGCGGTGCCGTCGGCGGCGTCGAGCAGGCGTCCACGGACCGCGACCTCCGCGGCGTCCGCGTCGCTCGCGTCCGCGTCGCTCGCGTCTCCGTCGCTCGCGTCTTCGCCCGCACCGTCCGCGTCGTCGCGCGATCGGCGGTACACCGCGTCGACGGCGTGTTCGGTGTCGGTTCGCGGGCGCTCCTCGCGCATGAACCGGACGAACGACGCCCGCCCCGACAGCGTGCGGTCGGGCCGGTCGTGGACGAACCCGGGAGCGAGCAGGGCCGCGAGGTCGTCGTACTCGCCGTCGTCGATGGCGCGGTAGTACGCCCGGACGGTCGCCTCGGGTGACACGGATCGGGAGCGGGACGCGAGCGGCTTGAATCGGTCGGCGGTCGCCGTGGCCGGGGCACCGCCCCGCGCTCCGGGGCGCTTATTCGCCGGCGCCGCCTCGCCCCGGGTGTGGACCTGCACGTCCGGTACGAGGGCGACGACGACCCCGACAAGTGTACGGCCCGGAAGCTCGCGCGCTTCGACCTGGCGGACCTCCACCGGTCCGACCGGGCGACGCCGTACGGGGTCGTGCTCAACCCCCACGCCGAGCGGGCGCTGTCGCCCGCCGACGCCGACGGCGACGCCGCGGGGACGCTCGTCGCGCTCGACTGCTCGTGGGAGTCGGCCGGCGAGGCGATGTTCTCGCTCCCCGGCGACCACCGCGCGCTCCCGTACCTCGTCGCCGCCAACCCCGTGAACTTCGGCCGGCCGATGCAGTTGACGACGGTGGAGGCGTTCGCCGCGGCGCTGTGTATCCTCGGGGAACGGGACCACGCCGAGCGCGTGCTCGCGAAGTTCACGTGGGGGGAGACGTTCCTCGAACTCAACGAGGAGCCGCTGCGGCGCTACGGCGACTGTGCCGACTCCTCGGAGGTCGTCGCGATCCAACAGGAGTACCTCGACCGCTGAGCGGAGGCCGCCGGGGCGGCGACGGGCACCGGGACGACGGCCGCGGGGGTTCTACTCCGCGAGGGCGCCGCCGACGGCGCCGGCGATGGCCGAGTCGATCGCGAACAACACCGTGACGAGCGCCCCGACCAGCAGCACGCCCGCGCCGCCGACCAGCCCGCCCAGCGGGCCGCCGCCGGCCAGCCCGAACAGGCCGCCCAGCAGCGCGAACAACAGCGTGTAGGCGACGCCCGTCACCGAGCCGGCGATCAGCCCGTGGTAGGCGCCGTTGCCGACCCCGCCGCCGGCGAGGTAGCCCGCGACGGCGCCGCCGATCAGTCCCGCCCCGATCTGGCCGACGACCGGGATCGCCGTGCCGAACGCCGCGACGACGAGGAAGACGGCCGCACCCCACGCGACCGCGCGCCAGTCAGTCATAGCCCCCGCAACGCACGGGCGGGCTATCTACTTGTCGCCGCCGCGGTCGTCGTCGCGTCCGTCGTCGCGGTCGAACGCCGCGGCGCCGTCGACGAAGCGGCCCTCGCGACCGTCGCGCTCGTCGCGCTCGTCGTCGTCGGACGGCTCGCTCCCGTCGCCCTGCACCGCGTACTCCGGGAGGTCGGCCACGTCGACGTCGCCCGCGAGGATGTCCGCCGGGTCGATGTCCCCGAGGCGGTCGGGGTCGGACTCGTCGCCGCCGGGGTCCGGGTCGCCGCCGGGGTCGACGGTGGGGTCGACGTCGACGGTGCCGGCGGTTTCGGCGGGGTCCGACCCGTCGACGGGGTCCGACTCGGCGCCGTCGGCCGTCGCCGCGGCGGTCTCGCCCGCCGCGCCCTCGACGGCCGCCTCCGCCTCCGCCTCCCGGGCGGCCGCGAGTTGGTCGGTCGTCGGGACGAACAGCCGGTCGGTCGCGGGGTCGTACGGGCCGTCGGGGACCTCCTCCCGGCGCTCGGCACGCAGTCCGTCGGCGGCTTCCGGCGCCGGGTCGGGCGCCGACTCCGCGTTCGCGCGGACGCGGTCCGGTTCGACGCCGCGGACGGCGGCCCACTCCGCCGGGTCGACTCCGGCGGCGTTCACCGCCCACGCGTCGAGGGCGGCCGCCGGCGACGACCCGGACTCCAGGAGTCCGACGAGCGAGCGGAGCGCGCGCGTCTCCGCCTCGCGCCACCAGTCCGGCTTCTCGACGTAGACGGGGTAGAAGAACGGGGTGTCGCTGCGGTCGGCCAGTTCCCGGGGGAACGAGACGGTGCGGTCGTGGACCTCCTGGAACACGGTCATGTTCACCGCGGCGACGGCCGCCAGCAGGTCGGCGTCCATCTCGTAGCCGGCGGTCTCCAGTTCCGCCCGGAGGTCGGCGAAGGCGAAGGCGAACCACGCGGAGCCGGCGTCGTCCGTGAGCAGGTGGTTCGGCGTGTCGTCGTCGCGGGCGCGGCGGTACTGCTCGTCGACCCGCGACTGGACGGCGTCGTGGAGGACCCGGAGGCCGATGCGCACGTCGTCGACGGTGAAGTCCGTGCGCTGGGCGACCTCCTCGATGTAGGGGTCGGGGACGGCCGGCCGATGCATACGGGTGGGTGTGTGGGAGGGGCGTAAAACGGTTCGTGTTCCGTCGGTGACGCCACCGCCGGGGGATCCGTCGTAGTTCTCTCGCCGACCGAATACATTTTTCTCCAGTAGGTGGGGCGTATAGAAGTGGCCGAACACACACGTCGCAGCGTGGGGGCGGCGGTGGTCGCGACCGCGCTGGCGGGCTGTCAGCGAGGTCGGTCGGCGCCACCGGCCGTCCTGCTAGTCGAGAACCGGCACGACCTCCCGCACGTCGTCGCCGTCGAGATCGGCGTCTACTCGTCCGACGGGTCGGTCGACGCGGGGACGGAGCACGCGCAGATCCCCGTCGACCCCGGCGAGTCGAGACGGTTCGAGGGCCTGTTCAACGACGACTCGTCGTACCGGATCCGTGCGACGATCCCGGGCTCGGAGTCGGTCGTGGTCGAGTACGGCCGTGAGGGGTCGAGCATCCACGAGAACCGGCCGTTCCTCCGGGTCGGCGAGAGCGGGATGCTCACCGGTGGGATCCGCTCCGTCTGAGTGTCGACTCGGGTCCGACTTGGGCGGCGAGCGGGCCGACTACAGCGACTCGGCCACGTCCTCGGCGAAGTACGTGAGGATCAGGTCCGCGCCGGCGCGCTTCAGCGACAACAGCGACTCGTGGGCGGTCGCCTCCAAGTCGAGCCAGCCGCGGTCGGCGGCGGCGTGCAGCATCGCGTACTCGCCGGAGACGTTGTAGGCGGCGACGGGGCGGTCGAACCCCTCGCGCACGTCGCGGACGACGTCGAGGTACGGCAGCCCCGGCTTCACCATCAGCACGTCGGCGCCCTGCTCGACGTCGGCACGGGCCTCCCGGAGCGCCTCGCGGCGGTTGGCGGGGTCCATCTGGTAGTGGCGACGGTCGCCGAAGGCGGGCGCGCCGTCGGCGGCGTCGCGGAACGGCCCGTAGAACGACGACTCGTACTTCACCGCGTAGCTCATCACCGGCACCGCGTCGAACCCGGACGCGTCCAGCCCGTCGCGGATGGCGCCGACCATCCCGTCGGTCATCGACGAGGGCGCGACCATGTCCGCGCCGGCCTCGGCGTGGGACACCGCCGTCTTCGACAGCAGGTCCAGCGTCTCGTCGTTCTGCACCGTGAGCGTCGGGTCCTCGGCGGCGTGTTCCTCGACGACGCCGCAGTGGCCGTGGTCGGTGTACTCACAGAGGCAGACGTCGGTGATCACGTACGCGTCCGTCTCGGCGGCGATGTCGCGCACGGCGCGCTGGACGACGCCGTCCTCCGCGTACGCGCGGGACCCGACAGCGTCCTTCGACTCGGGGATGCCGAACACCATCACCGCCTCGACGCCGGTGGCGAGCACCTCCTCGACGCGGGCGACCGCCTCGCTCACGGGCACGCGCTCGTGGCCGGGCATCGACTCGATGGCGACGCGCTCGTCGGCGGTCGCGTCGACGAACACCGGGGCGATCAGGTCCGACGCCGAGAGGCTCGTCTCCGAGACGAGCGACCGCACGCCGTCGGTGCGGAGCCGGCGGGGTCGGTCGGTGGGGAACATGGCGACACCTCGGCTCGCGCCGGAGGTAAAGCCCGCGTTCGCGGCGCGGCGGACCGGCGGTGTCGCGGCCGGCGTCTCCCCCGACGCTCCCCGTCGACGGCGCCCGCTCCCGCCGGGCGGCGAAGGACACAAACCCTATATCGGGCGACTGGCAAGCCGCGGTCGTGACGCTCGACCCCCTCCAGATCGGCGCGATGCCTCCGTGGCTGGAGTCGCTGTTGGCCTCGGAGTACGCGCTCGTCGTCCTGTTCGCCGTCTTCGTGCTGGAGGGGGCGATGCTGATGTACTTCATGCCGAGCGAACTGATCGTGCCCGGCTCGCTCCTGCTGTTCGGCCACTCCGTCGACACCGTCGTCGCCGTCCTCGCCGTCGCCGTCCTCGGCGCGACCGTCGGGCAGACGGCGCTGTTCGTCGTCGCCCAGCGCGGCGGCCGGGAGTGGCTCCTGCAGAAGCGGTGGTTCCGCGTGAGCGAGGAGCGCCTCGACCGCTTCGACGGCTGGTTCGACCGCTGGGGGCAACTGGTCGTCCCCGTGTCGAACTCGCTGCTGTTCACCCGGGGGATGCTCACCGTCCCCGCGGGGCTGGCGGAGATGGACGTCCGCCGGTTCGCGGCGCTGTCGGCGGTCGGCACTCTCGTGTTCGAGTCGGCGCTGGCGGCGCTGTACGTGTTCGGCGTCGACTTGTTGTGGTGAGCGGGCGGTGGAGGGCGGGCGTGTGGGAGGGCGACCCCGTGGAGACCCGGCGGCTGTCGCCGACCGACGGCGACGGCGCGGCTACGACTCCCGGTCGGTCTGTGTCACGTCCACCTGCTCGCGGATGGCTTCGAGTCCCTCGCTCTCGGCGAGTTCCTCGACGCGGTCGCGGAAGTGCGACTCGCACAGCCCGACCTTGACACCGCCGCGTTCGGCGGCGTAGGCGGCTTCTCGGTCGCAGTAGTGACACTGCATACCCACAGAAGGCGGTCGGACGTACTTAACGTCGCGCCTCCGGCAACCGATCGCGGACCGTCGCCCAGCGTGGGGCGTCCAGCCCGTCGACGCCCACCTCCTCGCCGTGGGCGTCGGTGCCGCCGGCCAGCAGCAGGTCGTGCTCGCGCGCCAGCGCCTCCACGCGGGCGGGGTCGTCCGCGACCGCGTCGGCGTACGGGTAGAACCGCTCGACGGCGTCGAGGTCGTGCTCGACGCACAGCGACAGCGCGGCGTCGGGGTCGTCGTAGCGGAACGGGTGAGCCAGCCCCACGAGCGCGCAGGCGTCGCGCAGCAACTCGACTCCCTCGTCGACCGGCGTCACGGCTCGCGGGACGAAACAGGGTCCGTCGTCCCCGATGAGGTGCGCGAAGGCGCCCTCGTAGTCGTAGTCGGCGTCGCTCTCGTGGATCGCGCGGGCGACGTGGGGCCGCCCCATCCCTTCGCGCGGTTCCAGCCCCAGATCCACGTCGAGGAACTCCTCGACGGACTCGACGATGCGGCGACCGCGCTCGCGGCGGTCGCGCTGGAGGCGGTCACACTCCGCGCGCAACGCGTCCTCGGCGCCGGGCGCGGCCGCCTCGCCGCCGACGCCGTAGCCGAGGAGGTCCACCCGCTCGCCGTCGGGACCGGTGTCGACCCGGAGTTCGATGCCGCGGACGACCGTCACGCCGTCGCGGACGCTCACGGGCGAGTCGAGCGCCGGGTGGATCCGGTCGTGGTCCGTGACGGCGACGGCGTCGAGGGCGGCGCGACGCGCCGCCGCCGTGAGCGTGTCGAGCGTGAACTGCCCGTCGGAGACGACAGTGTGGACGTGGAGGTCGGCGGCGACCATCGTCGGATCCCGGGCGACCCGGCGGGAAGGCCGTTCCGGTCGCTCCGCGGGCCGCTCGCGGTGCCGCGGCGGCGTCGTGGCTCCGCCCGGCGGCGCGGAATACAATGGCATTAATATTCGTTAAAGTCTACCCTCCTCACGAAGGTCGTACATGGACAATCGTTACATACTACCTCGGTCTTCCATCAGTCGATGCGCCTGAACGGCACGGAAGACCAGCTATCGACCCACGAGTACCCCGCGACGAGCGGCGAACTCATCGACGCGTACGGCGACGCCCGTATCGAACTCCAGGACGGGACCGACACGGTCGGCGCGGTACTCGGACGGCTGGGCGCGGAGACGTTCCACTCCGCCGACGACGTCATGATGACGCTGTGGGGCGGCGTCGGCCACGAGGCCGTCGGTCGCCGCTTCTACAGCGACCGCGACGCGCCGACCGTCGGCGAGAACGGTCCCGACCCCGTCTCGTTCTGAGCGCGCGAGCGAGTACCGTCGGCGGCGGCCGCCACCGCCGCGAGAACTGCCGTGTGTCGCGCCGGGCACCGGCTCAGTCACCCCGTCGCCCGGCCCTTCTGTCGACCGCTACACCCACTCCAGCGCCGCGTCCAGATCCAGCGGCACGCTCCCCTTCTTGTACGCCTCCGTCCGGCCGTCGGGCCGCGAGCGGAACACGACGGCGGGCCGGTGGCCCACCTCGGGGCGCTCGCCGCGGACGGCGAACCAGTCGTCGTCGGGGAACGACGAGCAGTCGACGAACAGGGTGATCCCGCCGCCGTGGGCTTCGAGTTGCCCGCTCGTCTTCGTCTCGACGGTGTCGCGCACCGCCGCCGAGGGCGTCCCGGCCGAGCGGCGGTTGGGCGCGACCGGCCGCGTCACCTCCACGAGCGTCGAGGTGCCGTCCGGGCGCGTCGCGCGGTAGTCGATGACGTGGTCGGTCGTCACCTCGATCTCGGGTTCGATGTCGTACCCCGCGTTCACGAGCAGGCGGGCCACGTCGAACTCGCCCATCGTCGCGGTCATGCGGGTGAGGTCGAGGTACTCGCTGGTGCCGAGTTTGCTCGCCATCTCCTCGCGGTCGTCGTCGAGGACGCCCGTCGCGAGGAACTGCTCGTAGAAGCCGAGCGCGTCGAAGCGGTCGGCGTCGGGGAACCCCGCCGCGTGTTCGCGGAAGAACTCTCGGGTCGTCCCGGCGCCGTCCTTCGAGCAGAGGACCGGGAGGAAGTACCACGCGAGGTGCGGGAAGTCCTCGAACCACGGCTCGTCCTCGTACAACATCGCGAGGAGTTCCTTCTCGGCCCACCGCGTGACGGGGAACGGAACCTCGGCGAACGCGTACTTCTCCGTGCGCCACAGCGAGGAGGGCGTCTCGGTGTTGCCGAGCCAGTAGGCGCCGGGACCGCCGCCGACGCCCGTCGGCCCGTCGCCGTCGCTCGTCCAACAGAACAGCGCGAGACTCCCGTCGTCCATGTCGAACCGGCGTGCCTCGAACCCCGGCGGCGGCGCGAACCACGGGTCGCGCTCGGTCGCCCCGAGGTTGTCGTCGAGCGGTCGGTAGAGGTCGTCGCGGACCCGGGACTCCGACCAGGAACCGGGGGCGTATCTGAACCGAAGCGGGCGTGCCACAGCGGAGATGGTCGTTGCGGCGGTTTCAACCCACCGCTCGGCCCGCAACGGCGCCGCGTCGCTCCCCGCGGCGTGTGAACGACCGATACATATATTACACACAATTTGTTACGTGATACCGTACCATGTCAATGGGTGCCTACGACGAGGACGAACACGAGCGCCGGGAGGAGAAGGCGCGTCTCGACACCGAGTTCGCCGAGGAGCGGAGCGAGTATCGCGGCCGAGTGACGTACGACTCCGGCGACTCGACGGAGGCACTCCTCGACCAGTTCAAGACGATCAAGGGCGAGTAGCCCGCACGGACCGTCTCGACGCCGCCGTTCTCTGACTCACTCGGCCCGCAGCGACAGCGCGATGGCCGTCAGGGAGACGACGGAGACGGCGACGACGTGGCCACACATCGCGAGCAGCAGCACCGGTCGGTCGGCGATGAACGGGACCAGCGCCAGCTGTGCGAGCGCGAAGCCGACGTTGAGCGCGTCGAGCCGGCGGAAGCGAAGGCGCGTCCCCGGCCCGGGCGACAGCCGCAGTTCGCGGTACAGCGAGACGACGGCCGTCCACCACGACGTGCCGATCCGGTAGCACAGGTCCCACAGGACCAGCAGCGCGAGGAACACGACCGCGGCCGGGGGTGCCGGACCGAACAGGTCCTCGACGATGGGGACGTCCGGCGTCGCCACGTCGAACGGGAGCAGCGCCGCCGCCGGCGACGGCCCGCCGACGGTGGCCGGGTCGGTGACGAACAGGTGGGTGACGAGCGCGACGAACGCCAGCACGCCGAGCACCACCTCGATGCTCGACCCGAACAGCAGCCGGTAGTACGACTCGGCGACGTCGAGCCGGCGGTTCTCGCCGCCCAGTTTCAGCATGAAGTAGCTCCCGACGGCGGCGACGCCGACGGCGGCGGTGCCGGCCGGGACGGCGCTCCAGAGGTCGTAGATCCACGCGAACAGGAGGACGCCGACCTCGAACACCGCGATCTGGAGACCGATCGCCGCCCGCTTCGAGAGCGTCGCGCCGGGGAGCGCGCCGACGATGCTCTCGTACACCCACGCGTCGCCGTACGCCGGACCCGGTGGCCGCGCGGTCGGGGCGACGGGACCGTCGGCGGTGCCGTCCGCGGGACCGACCGCCTCGTCGCGCCCGTCGCGGGCCGACTCCCCGTCGGCGGTCGGTTCGCTCACGTGGACACCCCGGGGTCGACTCCCGGGTCGCTCCCGGCGCCGCCGGACCGTCCGGCGCCGTCGCCGTCACGGTCGAGCGCGAGCCGGAGCGCCTCGTCGAACGGGGTCGGCTCCACGGACACGTACGCGCGGATGGCGTCGTCGCCGACGACGACCGGCGTGCGGAGGCCGTCGACGAGCGGGTCGACCACGTCGTCGGGGACGTCGGTGACGAGGCGGACCCACCCCGACGACAGCCGCGGGGTGAGCACCGGCACCGGGAGGACGTACAGGCGGCCGCCGAGCGCGCGACGGGTCCGCCGGAGCATCTCCTCGTAGGTGAGCACGTCCGGGCCGCCGACGTCGTAGGTCCCGCCGGCGGTCTCGGGAGCGTCGAGCACGCCGACGAGGTAGGCGATCACGTCGTCGACGTAGATCGGTTGACACTCGGTGCGCACCCAGCGCGGGGTGACCATCACGGGGAGCCGGCCGGCCAGTTGGCGGAGGATCTCGAAGCTCGCGGAGCCGGCGCCGACGATCACGGCCGCCCGGAGCGTCGTCAGGTCGTACTCGCCCTCCCCGAGGATCCGGGCGACCTCGCGGCGCGAGCGGAGGTGCTCGGAGAGCGACTCCCCGTCCTCCTCGCCCAGCCCGCCGAGGTACACCACGCGGTCGAGTCCGCCGGCGCTCGCGGCGTCGGCGAAGGCGGTCGCCGCGCGGCGGTCCGCCGCGGCGAAGTCGCCGTCCTCGCCCATCGAGTGGACGAGGTAGTAGGCGGCGTCGCAGTCGAGCGCCGCGAGCCAGCGACCGAGCGGCTGGGCGCCCGTCTCGCCGGGACCGGTGAGGAGGCGCACGTCGTCGGGCGCGAGGAGGTCGCCCTCCAGCACCCGGACGCCGTCGGGCGCGTCGTAGCGGTCGGCGTCGCGGACGAGCGCGACGACCTCGTGGCCCGCCGCCAGCAGCGCGGGCACGAGGCGGCTCCCGACGAAGCCGGTGGCGCCGGTGACGAGGACTCGCATACGCTACCTCAGGCCGGCGGTCCCGATAACCCTTGGTCCGCCCGTCGGACGGGCGTCGCCGCCGCGGTCGTCCCCGTCGCGCTCATTCCCCGCCGCCCCACGGTCCCGTCGGCGGCGCCCCCCGATCCGTCTCGACGGTCGCGGCCGCGGGGGTCGCGTCGTCGTCGACCCGGCTCCCGCGCTCGTCGGCGACCGCCCGCCACGCCGCGTCGGCGGCGCCGACCCACGAGTCGGCCGCGAGCGCCCGCTCGCGCTCGCGCTCGAACCGCTCGGCGTTCACCTCGCCGGTCCCCGGCGCCGACGCGGCGGCGCTCGCGACGAACGTCGCGCGGTCCTCGCGGGTGGACTCGCCGGCGACGAGCCGAGCGACGGTGCCGTCGAGCGCGTCGGGGTCGGGGTGGAGGAACACGGTCGAGCCGAGCGCGCCCCGGCCCAGCGGCGGCGGCGGGAGGTCCCC
It encodes the following:
- a CDS encoding DUF7530 family protein; translation: MYESIVGALPGATLSKRAAIGLQIAVFEVGVLLFAWIYDLWSAVPAGTAAVGVAAVGSYFMLKLGGENRRLDVAESYYRLLFGSSIEVVLGVLAFVALVTHLFVTDPATVGGPSPAAALLPFDVATPDVPIVEDLFGPAPPAAVVFLALLVLWDLCYRIGTSWWTAVVSLYRELRLSPGPGTRLRFRRLDALNVGFALAQLALVPFIADRPVLLLAMCGHVVAVSVVSLTAIALSLRAE
- a CDS encoding DUF5786 family protein, whose amino-acid sequence is MSMGAYDEDEHERREEKARLDTEFAEERSEYRGRVTYDSGDSTEALLDQFKTIKGE
- a CDS encoding NAD(P)H-binding protein; amino-acid sequence: MRVLVTGATGFVGSRLVPALLAAGHEVVALVRDADRYDAPDGVRVLEGDLLAPDDVRLLTGPGETGAQPLGRWLAALDCDAAYYLVHSMGEDGDFAAADRRAATAFADAASAGGLDRVVYLGGLGEEDGESLSEHLRSRREVARILGEGEYDLTTLRAAVIVGAGSASFEILRQLAGRLPVMVTPRWVRTECQPIYVDDVIAYLVGVLDAPETAGGTYDVGGPDVLTYEEMLRRTRRALGGRLYVLPVPVLTPRLSSGWVRLVTDVPDDVVDPLVDGLRTPVVVGDDAIRAYVSVEPTPFDEALRLALDRDGDGAGRSGGAGSDPGVDPGVST
- a CDS encoding DUF5784 family protein, with product MARPLRFRYAPGSWSESRVRDDLYRPLDDNLGATERDPWFAPPPGFEARRFDMDDGSLALFCWTSDGDGPTGVGGGPGAYWLGNTETPSSLWRTEKYAFAEVPFPVTRWAEKELLAMLYEDEPWFEDFPHLAWYFLPVLCSKDGAGTTREFFREHAAGFPDADRFDALGFYEQFLATGVLDDDREEMASKLGTSEYLDLTRMTATMGEFDVARLLVNAGYDIEPEIEVTTDHVIDYRATRPDGTSTLVEVTRPVAPNRRSAGTPSAAVRDTVETKTSGQLEAHGGGITLFVDCSSFPDDDWFAVRGERPEVGHRPAVVFRSRPDGRTEAYKKGSVPLDLDAALEWV
- a CDS encoding DUF5789 family protein, yielding MRLNGTEDQLSTHEYPATSGELIDAYGDARIELQDGTDTVGAVLGRLGAETFHSADDVMMTLWGGVGHEAVGRRFYSDRDAPTVGENGPDPVSF